A stretch of Episyrphus balteatus chromosome 2, idEpiBalt1.1, whole genome shotgun sequence DNA encodes these proteins:
- the LOC129909202 gene encoding uncharacterized protein LOC129909202 → MLKHMPPIQPPGQPRPHANRGLHPRPPQPLNISTLSTSSVPPKNIANGGPRLTNLLNIAPTTPTSISNNLNLLATNGCNNPHSNCNNFTLGYHPKQGPGVREALTSLGLLCLVSLLLALLSLIFLLKISPGGRELPPQPPGPATSEDYIIVYDVTLALCALSLSLNLCCLLVCAIQFLFAVKLIRGSTANGRFCYRSNKYLQKSSVSRVCAVGGFFISIPIFLTGIILYTFTQFHSTPAIITSVLIGIGIVFCGGAMVHNVFVWQKEKTICVRNHSMNMSALSAITPPVQFMNHSTSNHLNLNSTSHSNAQIHPTSVTPLSPNHSHGSFNHSCAAGFSMRPSTATPPTPKVLSNGCVPIGGREASGSVSPGLPQTLDMSNVTSTSQHELSTLV, encoded by the exons atgttGAAACATATGCCGCCTATACAACCACCAGGGCAACCTCGTCCACATGCTAACAGGGGCTTACATCCAAGGCCTCCACAACCGTTAAACATATCGACCCTATCAACATCGTCGGTACCACCGAAAAACATTGCCAATGGAGGTCCGAGATTGACAAATTTACTCAACATAGCACCAACTACACCAACAAGTATTAGCAATAATCTTAACTTACTTGCAACCAATGGTTGCAACAATCCCCATAGCAATTGCAATAACTTCACTTTGGGATATCATCCGAAACAGGGTCCAGGAGTGCGGGAAGCTCTCACTAGTTTAGGTCTTCTTTGTTTAG TGTCGTTATTATTAGCATTATTGTCACTAATTTTCTTATTGAAAATTTCACCTGGGGGAAGGGAACTCCCACCACAACCTCCAGGACCAGCTACGTCCGAGGACTATATCATAGTTTATGATGTTACTTTGGCATTATGTGCACTATCATTGTCGCTTAATTTGTGCTGCTTACTCGTATGTGccattcaatttctttttgctGTAAAGTTGATAAGAGGCTCTACCGCAAATGgaag ATTTTGTTACAGAAGTAacaaatatttgcaaaaatCCAGTGTGAGCAGAGTGTGTGCTGTTGGCGGCTTTTTTATATCCATACCAATATTTTTAACAG GAATAATTCTCTACACTTTCACCCAATTTCACTCAACACCAGCTATAATCACCAGTGTTCTTATCGGAATCGGTATTGTTTTCTGCGGAGGAGCAATGGTACACAATGTATTCGTCTGGCAAAAAGAGAAAACGATATGTGTTCGAAATCATTCTATGAATATGTCAGCGCTAAGCGCTATTACACCCCCAGTGCAATTTATGAATCATTCCACTTCAAATCACttgaatttgaattcaacaagcCATTCCAATGCACAAATTCATCCCACATCCGTCACTCCACTATCACCAAATCATTCACATGGTAGTTTTAATCATTCTTGTGCAGCTGGATTTTCAATGCGACCTTCAACGGCCACTCCGCCCACTCCAAAAGTACTATCGAATGGATGTGTTCCTATTGGTGGCCGTGAAGCTAGTGGATCTGTTAGTCCAGGCTTGCCACAAACTCTAGACATGAGCAATGTAACTAGTACATCACAACATGAACTGTCAACTTTAgtgtaa
- the LOC129909201 gene encoding uncharacterized protein LOC129909201, which produces MDLFEPNLVTKKEVRFAEGLVQAIPLPEENFGDIFGGIIKSGQWGWLTKGSRLCITSLRSGQSISKYDFDASNGFGVCIITCVSEIQMPYLKDTLIAIGIQYADSPGGLVVLYSVEESTVICCIDLKYKITCCKFISHEVSQHTILQNMNGCLAVGTDGGSVLLVDLNLNNADIPAAKEDVGISLVPCHIVDSSMSLLHLHRHFQHCQQEGVHFGIQLEVLDNAEFIQSLLPIDLILGLAVGLADGRLVFYDLTDMQVFYVAPPQERSSPLVKISSMEPPDDPRPCVYVWAFHENYQNSMAVMHSLMYEKRVVTDEGFCYFENFQVSSVRLQLPLNCPKSVPIACQAISKAPSHGNEETISLCAIVWKQEQETQTEVLLFDINQWYKEEMPYVGDWREDPSYLASFVLPGLSCLDMYFNPNTISLFNSIQRPEEHFYPISLSFDSIGLGEKSCLHLNWPGVQNRVIDVLRSQGSLALLDPNPIFMEVLNARLLPQFSGLNYKATFSLKAKRETLLSVAIENNCNGLLKECAKNWSDGSHQGTSLSEGLSLSTLTDWLWVRASCIKERCNKLCKVLFDHSGYTLDQREKQELCYISKQLRTLAEVSSDIIAKFGENIPSDVLSTLESQGNSIRMASDYQEILLWLLNIGLLPEASRLTRSLENELNLVPYPYESLHGFYEKRRLEFMRYSSRKARSCYLLFIDSFLEHSFKGNTLRDSWQESGGDGLYPPTSVQAMLRIMLIPDVSFENKCALFLYFFLDLNMAIEDKRYEPIVQNFIKFPSVFKLSASLIKQIQAFWNLDHCHFQAAVDEFISPFNKDHVCPQWQIELFIASLLDQIESNLALRVLEAKSLPISPLLQLNTYLANDLISEAFHFARSEKDEELLKLFFSRCLLMKKFGVIRDLALTESEGKLVQSLLKSSKNRSAEDLSFVYLLQKYKYIEAVAYQDEISKDRDIQRAVDELSKGRNNQTAMDVDTPSLILSAYHTTMTPVTKNISDVYLKIKKRIKNKETEQNSPYPLSCQLIKQNATDLLGGIYHSSALGTHFASHYWDQQKSEGNALQQSTNAPFLRCPQISLSYSEYNPREVISYPEPFKPAQKRRLDNSPIDSDKTSKTRENPKKRRRILGRYDFELSTSDNLLTHFKNSSTYNPDVSILTKINQKTPSRDNSLFLETPYVKNTPTDNASSQVPEKLNTALPGILKVSQPKTSIDETDRSVKAPSEEPEKKKDFEEEKIIRFVLPVDESLEQINERDLSVESEEVLQEPLEKSQRPYSGPSTRKSLRSTTSYSLIPMSKNELQDILDKVKNQESKLESTIKTTSSQIEKNSLFTKSQSNEVTQKLSDIAQFNEPKTSEDFGSKFKQQEHQTKTMLNYSSCTPISRNELQDILDKVKNEAPKNLSSAKTTSLFESSSSVSKIQSDILQVTEPKTNIDFGTNIIRSKEENTFASFSFTNASTKRFESETISMDFTTDKSNTRKFESLSNLDSNSSSTIKPPKRALSQSSDSNSNDSSIQRNRKQLKGRASIHNSSGDVSEYKTPTEPAVEKITTTKTVFSTDTLIDFKPHTSSSKVCSTESRFNKVIMETESKLDSEKSPSKVTFSERTTVIGELTYLPTMEVSQNLPEPSSVTLQPSEKEQMLDTTVGMTLYDTMGFEENLLEPQQKQQPESENSSSLDTYDNIEAQEEESTNSELNYLDGKTSENEEVVDDGSGSSIILLSSRSSSRAISRNQDSNDVAQRHISIDDDENDYEENYDDSDDDDGNDNNEEDADEDEDESVEIIESDGSEDLSNSFSNKIRDVTSTSTSSSLASFVFSENSSHSDRLLQETMKVKNIEDSSNSQSLSASTKYKTLHSGEKDDVEQQKASDCKDTSESEFKLSVTSESINETENNAVIIEEEQVARKTSSSCDVEVVDLIEEPESTEQNYANNVIIFGDQQNKVTETDNEVAVQLEEPVVENVQKQAEDSTHQSEIAEQSNVQNDEENMETEDIVVLYKETPHETLDQSQLEPNVSEIEESQKEKPEVQSIEAKSEEKEKIDIVSVESKEADKTEDVCESQLQPTEEVKELDEHKEICETTSTDEKIEEKTVLAEENDDKLKSNEIQDVEIAMPSKVVEVVEVVEAESTVNIDKTIQIKDVADDKKQKQLSDEVELTPRLRSQSFSKNLSNEKVVVASPRTRRNSRSGSMPPLKKPTEVESNISTSNVDSVDEENKKQSNVDVELTPKLRNRRSSSVSQNLTTEIDITASPSTRRLSRGGSVPPSTANQIVTRRRSLLLETLDENSTPDSPSSRTRSKIRSDSIDDVESSTVSNVKRSRLSSISSITSIEQPQTPKTRRRSSMSVDKEVVSTPSKAVGTPKAIFSKAINTDAINTPIKTPRRLSVSKKESPSDDTSPTTSKSRVQKREEKDSSKSPQDEPESSQNEDYTLSRRLTRTQLAAMERNKALSKQLVMSPVIKKRRGSNTTDFDSPPDVKGSDNESTSSRMSHISTASRRVTRSLALKENITDDMVSIASSTESSKRKRKRVKEQISPIAALKVIPEEGPSGSEGSEASNKRTTRHKK; this is translated from the exons GTGATATCTTTGGAGGAATAATAAAATCTGGGCAATGGGGATGGTTAACCAAAGGTTCTCGTTTATGCATCACTTCCCTCCGAAGCGGACAATCAATATCAAAATATGATTTTGATGCAAGTAATGG gTTTGGTGTTTGCATTATTACGTGTGTATCGGAAATTCAAATGCCCTACTTAAAGGATACACTTATCGCAATTGGTATCCAATATGCCGACAGCCCTGGAGGTCTGGTCGTCTTGTATTCTGTTGAAGAATCAACAGTAATTTGTTGCATtgatttgaaatacaaaattacGTGTTGCAAGTTTATCAGTCATGAAGTTTCCCAGCAtacaattttacaaaacatGAATGGTTGTTTGGCTGTTGGAACTGATGGAGGAAGCGTGTTGTTGGtagatttgaatttaaacaacGCCGATATTCCTGCTGCAAAAGAAGACGTTGGGATTTCCCTTGTTCCTTGTCATATTGTTGATTCTAGCATGAGTTTGTTACATCTTCATAGGCATTTTCAACATTGCCAACAGGAAGGAGTTCATTTTGGAATTCAATTAGAAG TGCTTGACAATGCAGAGTTCATTCAGTCTTTACTACCAATCGATCTTATATTAGGACTCGCCGTAGGCTTAGCAGATGGACGTTTGGTATTTTATGATCTTACAGATATGCAGGTATTTTATGTGGCACCTCCACAAGAACGATCATCACCGCTTGTTAAAATAAGCTCCATGGAGCCACCAGATGATCCACGCCCATGTGTTTATGTCTGGGCATTCCATGAAAACTATCAAAATTCTATGGCTGTTATGCATTCTCTAATGTATGAAAAGCGAGTTGTTACCGATGAaggattttgttattttgaa aattttcaaGTATCAAGTGTAAGATTGCAGCTTCCATTAAATTGTCCCAAAAGTGTTCCAATTGCATGCCAAGCCATTTCAAAAGCACCATCGCATGGAAACGAAGAAACAATATCTCTATGTGCTATAGTTTGGAAACAAGAACAAGAAACTCAAACCGAGGTATTACTCTTCGACATAAATCAATGGTACAAAGAGGAAATGCCGTATGTAGGTGATTGGAGGGAGGATCCCAGCTATTTAGCTTCGTTTGTTCTACCGGGTTTGTCGTGTCTGGATATGTATTTCAATCCTAATACGATTTCACTCTTCAATTCTATTCAAAGACCAGAAGAACATTTTTATCCTATATCCCTAAGTTTTG ATTCAATCGGACTTGGAGAAAAAAGCTGCTTACACTTGAATTGGCCAGGTGTTCAAAACAGAGTTATTGATGTGTTAAGATCCCAAGGATCACTGGCGTTATTAGATCCCAATCCAATTTTCATGGAAGTTTTAAATGCACGTTTGCTTCCTCAATTTTCTGGTCTTAACTACAAAGCTACCTTCTCATTG aAAGCAAAAAGAGAAACTCTACTATCAGTGGCAATAGAAAATAATTGCAATGGACTGCTGAAagaatgtgcaaaaaattggtcaGATGGAAGTCACCAAGGAACTTCTCTAAGTGAGGGCCTATCGCTTTCTACTTTAACTGATTGGCTATGGGTGCGAGCGTCATGTATAAAAGAACGTTGTAACAAATTGTGTAAAGTTTTATTCGATCATTCCGGTTATACATTGGATCAGAGAGAAAAACAAGAACTTTGCTACATCTCTAAACAACTTCGAACTCTAGCCGAAGTTTCAAGTGATATAATTGCAAAGTTTGGTGAAAATATCCCATCGGATg TTTTGAGTACATTGGAATCACAGGGCAATTCTATTCGCATGGCCTCCGATTACCAAGAAATTCTATTGTGGCTACTCAATATTGGATTGCTGCCTGAGGCTTCTCGTTTAACAAGAAGTCTTGAAAATGAATTGAATCTTGTGCCTTATCCTTATGAATCGTTGCATGGTTTCTATGAGAAACGAAGATTAGAATTTATGCGATATTCGTCGCGAAAAGCTCGAAGCTGTTATTTACTATTTATTGACTCATTTTTAGAGCACTCATTTAAAGGAAACACATTAAGAGATAGCTGGCAGGAAAGTGGTGGTGATGGATTATATCCACCAACTTCGGTACAAGCTATGCTCAGAATAATGCTCATACCAGACGTTTCGTTTGAGAATAAATGTgcattgtttttgtattttttcctcGATCTTAATATGGCAATCGAAGACAAGCGGTATGAACCGATCGTGcagaattttatcaaatttccaAGTGTATTTAAGCTTTCAGCATCGTTAATTAAACAAATTCAGGCGTTTTGGAATCTGGATCATTGTCATTTTCAG gccGCTGTCGATGAATTCATTTCGCCATTCAACAAAGATCACGTATGCCCTCAGTGGCAAATTGAATTATTCATAGCATCGCTTCTAGATCAGATCGAATCAAATCTAGCTCTAAGAGTGCTCGAAGCCAAATCCTTGCCAATATCACCTCTCCTTCAATTAAATACTTATTTAGCAAATGACCTTATATCAGAAGCATTTCATTTCGCTCGATCTGAAAAAGACGAAGAGCTTTTAAAGCTTTTCTTCAGTCGTTGTTtgctaatgaaaaaattcgGAGTAATTCGCGATTTAGCACTTACTGAGAGTGAAGGAAAATTAGTGCAATCTCTTTTGAAGAGTAGCAAAAATCGCAGCGCTGAAGATCTAAGCTTTGTCTATCTGCTTCAAAAGTATAAATACATTGAAGCTGTTGCTTATCAGGATGAAATTTCGAAAGACAGGGATATTCAACGTGCAGTCGATGAGTTATCAAAAGGAAGAAATAATCAGACAGCGATGGATGTTGATACTCCATCTTTAATTTTATCTGCTTATCACACTACAATGACTCCGGTCACAAAGAACATATCGGATGTGTATCTGAAGATAAAAAAACGAATCAAAAACAAAGAAACTGAACAAAATTCACCCTATCCCCTAAGTTGTCAACTTATCAAACAAAATGCAACCGATCTTCTTGGTGGTATATACCATAGCTCTGCGTTAGGTACTCATTTTGCTAGTCATTACTGGGATCAACAGAAGTCTGAAGGAAATGCTCTGCAGCAATCTACCAATGCACCATTTCTGAGATGCCCGCAAATTTCATTATCCTATTCCGAATATAATCCCAGGGAAGTTATATCATATCCGGAGCCATTTAAACCAGCTCAAAAACGTCGTCTAGACAATAGTCCGATTGATTCTGACAAAACAAGTAAAACTCGTGAAAATCCCAAGAAACGTCGAAGAATATTAGGTCGATATGACTTCGAATTATCAACATCTGATAATTTGCTAACCCATTTCAAGAATTCATCAACATACAATCCTGATGTTAGTATTTTAACCAAGATCAATCAGAAAACACCATCACGGGATAATTCATTATTCTTGGAAACTCCGtatgtaaaaaatactccaaCAGATAATGCAAGTAGTCAAGTTCCTGAAAAATTGAATACCGCATTGCCTGGAATTCTTAAAGTTAGTCAACCAAAAACATCAATAGATGAAACAGATCGCAGTGTTAAAGCACCTTCAGAAGAACcagagaaaaagaaagattttgaGGAAGAGAAAATCATACGTTTTGTTTTGCCAGTTGATGAATCATTAGAGCAAATCAATGAACGGGATCTATCAGTGGAAAGCGAAGAAGTCTTGCAAGAGCCTTTGGAAAAATCGCAACGTCCATATAGTGGACCATCAACAAGAAAATCGCTACGATCAACAACTAGCTACAGTTTAATTCCAATGAGCAAAAACGAGCTCCAAGACATTTTAGATAAAGTCAAGAATCAAGAGTCTAAATTAGAGTCTACGATAAAAACGACAAGTagccaaatagaaaaaaattctttgtttacAAAATCGCAGTCAAATGAGGTAACTCAGAAATTGTCTGATATCGCACAATTCAATGAGCCAAAGACAAGTGAAGATTTTGGTTCTAAATTTAAACAACAAGAACACCAAACTAAAACCATGTTAAATTACAGTTCTTGTACCCCAATTAGTAGAAATGAGCTACAAGATATTTTAGACAAAGTGAAAAATGAGGCACCTAAAAACTTGTCTTCAGCAAAAACGACAAGTCTGTTTGAAAGTAGTTCTTCGGTATCAAAAATACAGTCTGACATTTTACAAGTCACTGAGCCAAAAACAAACATAGATTTTGGAACAAATATTATCCGTTCGAAAGAAGAAAATACTTTTGCTTCATTTAGCTTTACCAATGCCTCAACCAAGAGATTCGAATCAGAAACAATTTCAATGGATTTCACAACTGATAAGTCTAATACTAGGAAATTTGAAAGTCTCTCAAATTTGGACTCTAATTCCAGCTCCACAATAAAACCACCAAAAAGAGCACTTTCTCAGAGTTCTGACAGCAATTCAAATGATTCGTCGATTCAACGCAATAGAAAACAGCTTAAAGGACGAGCATCAATTCACAATTCTTCTGGCGATGTTTCCGAATATAAAACTCCAACGGAACCTGCAGTCGagaaaattacaacaacaaagaCTGTTTTTAGCACAGATACCTTAATCGATTTCAAGCCTCACACGTCATCTTCGAAAGTTTGTTCAACTGAATCTAGGTTTAATAAAGTGATAATGGAAACAGAATCTAAACTGGATTCAGAAAAATCGCCTTCGAAAGTAACTTTTTCGGAACGAACCACTGTCATTGGTGAACTCACATATTTGCCAACAATGGAAGTATCTCAAAATTTACCAGAACCATCAAGTGTAACTTTGCAACCGAGTGAAAAAGAACAAATGCTAGACACTACTGTTGGAATGACTTTGTATGATACAATgggttttgaagaaaatcttcttgaaccgcaacaaaaacaacaacctgAGAGTGAGAATTCCAGTAGTTTAGATACTTATGATAACATTGAAGCACAAGAAGAAGAATCAACCAATTCAGAACTAAATTATCTTGATggaaaaacatcagaaaatgaAGAAGTTGTCGATGATGGTAGTGGTTCGTCTATTATTTTACTCTCATCACGCAGTAGTTCACGAGCAATTTCTAGAAATCAAGATTCAAATGATGTGGCACAAAGACACATTTCAATAGATGATGATGAGAATGATTATGAGGAAAATTATGATGATAGTGATGATGATGACGGGAATGATAACAATGAAGAAGATGCTGATGAAGATGAAGACGAAAGCGTAGAAATAATAGAAAGTGATGGCTCAGAAGATCTTAGCAATTCATTTTCGAACAAGATTCGTGATG ttACTTCTACAAGTACGAGTTCTTCCTTAGCTAGTTTTGTATTCAGTGAAAATTCATCACATTCGGATAGATTGTTGCAAGAGACAATGAAAGTTAAAAACATAGAAGACTCATCAAATTCTCAAAGCTTATCTGCATCGACAAAATATAAAACACTTCACTCTGGCGAGAAAGATGATGTTG AACAACAAAAAGCCAGTGATTGCAAAGACACGAGTGAATCGGAATTTAAACTGTCTGTTACTTCTGAAAGCATTAATGAAACTGAAAATAATGCTGTAATTATAGAAGAAGAACAAGTGGCACGAAAAACTTCTTCCTCTTGTGATGTTGAAGTAGTAGATCTAATTGAAGAACCTGAGAGCACTGAACAAAATTATGCAAATAATGTAATTATTTTTGGAGATCAACAAAATAAGGTTACCGAAACTGATAATGAAGTTGCAGTGCAACTTGAAGAGCCTGTGGTTGAGAATGTACAAAAACAAGCAGAAGACAGTACACACCAAAGTGAAATTGCTGAACAATCCAATGTACAGAATGATGAAGAAAATATGGAAACGGAAGATATTGTTGTGCTTTACAAAGAAACACCTCATGAAACATTAGATCAAAGTCAGTTAGAACCGAACGTTTCTGAAATTGAAGaatcacaaaaagaaaaaccagaAGTGCAATCTATTGAAGCAAAATCGgaagaaaaagagaaaattgATATTGTTAGTGTTGAATCCAAAGAAGCAGATAAGACTGAGGATGTTTGTGAATCTCAACTGCAACCAACTGAAGAAGTCAAAGAATTAGATGAACACAAGGAAATTTGTGAAACTACATCTACGgatgaaaaaattgaagaaaaaacagTTTTAGCTGAAGAAAATGATGATAAATTGAAAAGCAATGAAATCCAAGATGTCGAAATTGCTATGCCAAGTAAAGTTGTTGAAGTTGTAGAAGTAGTTGAAGCTGAATCAACTGTGAACATTgacaaaacaatacaaatcAAAGATGTTGCAGAtgataaaaagcaaaaacaactaTCCGACGAAGTAGAATTGACACCAAGACTTCGATCAcaatcattttcgaaaaatttaagtAACGAAAAGGTTGTTGTAGCATCTCCACGTACTCGAAGAAATTCTCGAAGTGGATCTATGCCTCCTTTGAAAAAACCAACAGAAGTCGAATCAAATATTAGCACTTCAAATGTAGATTCTGTagatgaagaaaataaaaagcaaTCGAATGTAGACGTAGAACTCACTCCGAAGTTGCGAAATAGAAGATCATCATCGGTTTCGCAAAATCTAACTACTGAAATAGATATTACTGCATCTCCGAGCACTCGAAGACTTTCTAGAGGTGGATCTGTTCCTCCATCAACTGCCAATCAAATCGTTACTAGAAGGAGATCCTTGCTCTTAGAGACCTTAGATGAGAATTCCACACCTGATTCTCCTTCAAGTCGAACTCGATCGAAAATACGTTCGGATTCTATCGATGATGTTGAAAGTTCAACAGTATCCAATGTAAAACGTTCTCGGCTGTCATCTATttcaagtataacttcaatTGAGCAACCACAAActccaaaaactagaaggcgaAGTAGTATGTCGGTCGATAAAGAGGTGGTTAGTACACCATCCAAAGCAGTTGGAACACCGAAAGCAATTTTCTCCAAAGCTATCAATACTGATGCTATCAATACTCCTATTAAAACTCCACGAAGATTGTCAGTTTCTAAAAAAGAGTCACCTTCGGATGACACTAGTCCTACTACAAGCAAGTCAAGAGttcaaaaaagagaagaaaaagacAGTTCAAAAAGTCCCCAAGATGAACCAGAAAGTTCACAAAATGAAGATTATACCTTATCCAGACGTCTTACACGGACACAATTAGCTGCTATGGAGAGGAATAAAGCTTTGTCGAAACAACTTGTCATGTCACCAGTTATCAAAAAAAGACGTGGATCAAATACAACAGACTTTGATTCGCCACCAGATGTTAAAGGAAGTGATAATGAATCGACTTCTTCTCGAATGAGCCATATTTCAACTGCTTCACGAAGAGTTACAAGAAGTTTGGCTTTAAAG gaaaaTATCACAGACGATATGGTTAGCATTGCCAGTTCAACAGAAAGCAGCAAACGAAAAAGGAAGAGAGTAAAAGAACAAATTTCACCAATAGCTGCACTTAAAGTTATACCGGAGGAGGGTCCTTCAG GTTCGGAAGGAAGCGAGGCTAGCAACAAAAGAACAACTCGCCATAAGAAATAa